The DNA sequence CCAGGGTCAGTTCCAGAAGTGACTCTGGCATTGAAGGACTTTTTTCTGTGCTCATTTGTTCATTACTTTTCTGCCAGCCACCACCCTGTGGCTGGCAGATTCCTGTAATGCCTTAAAAGTTGTTTTTGCCCACCTTAAAAGACCTTGCTAAAGAGGGGGTTTTCCTCTCAGACCATTAGCCAGCAATGAAATATCAAGCAAAATCAAGAAAATGATTATTTTCTGTTAGAGATGCTTGTCATGATATCCGCTGGGGTTAATCATCAGTTTCAGCTTCCAAAGCTTCACCCAAGTCTTCAATTGTTTCATCAATTGTCCTTCCTGCTCTCTCAGCAGGACCTGCCGGGTCCAAAGCCTCTTCAACAGACTCGACAGCTTCATCTACCTTTTCTCCTGCCTGTTCAGCCGGTCCTGGGTCTGAACAGCCAAGGACCATTACCAGGAATAGTGTACTTAACAAGGCTACCAGGTTTTTAAAGAAAATCATCAGTTCCTCCTTTGCATCGTTATTTTGCTCCATCCATGGAGGCAGCCAGATTACTCAGAGCTGAAATCACTTGAGGGTGGATCACAGCCAGTTCATTTATACTGGATGACCCCCAATTTAGCAACCAGAGTAAACCATTTTTATATTCAACAGGATATAATCTTCTTGCTTGTTTCAGGCCAGAGCAGGGACAGGCTTTTTGTTGAAAGAAAGTCCGGGAAAGGGTAGAAAAAAAGGATATGACCTGCTTGAGCAGTATTTAATAAGCAGTATTCTGAAAGACACGATCAGGTTATCCAGGAAGTCCGAAAACATTTTGCCTAAAGGAAGATTGAGCATGAAGACTATAAAGATAATGCCCTGCCTGGACATGAGGGACGGCAGAGTGGTCAAGGGGATAAATTTTGTTGACATCAAGGACGTGGGAGATCCTGTTGAGCATGCCGGTTTTTATCAGCAGGAAGGAGCAGATGAGCTGGCTGTTCTGGATATCTCTGCTACTCTGGAAAATCGCAAGACCAGGCTGGAATGGGTCAGGAACGTATCTTCGGTTATATCCATTCCCCTGACAGTAGGCGGCGGAATTTCGGGCCTTGAGGACATTGATGCTGCCCTGGAAGCCGGTGCGGACAGGATTCTCATGAACAGCGCAGCAGTCAGGAACCCCAATCTGGTCAGGGAGGCTGCATCTGTCCATGGTTCAGACCGAATAACCGTGGCCCTGGACGGCAAAAGGAATCCTGAGATGCCGTCAGGTTTTGAGCTGGTGGTGGCCGGAGGAACCAGAGCCACAGGCAGGGATGCCATTGCCTGGGCTCAGGAATGCCAGGATCTGGGGGCTGGAGTGCTTCTGCCCACCAGCATGGACGGAGATGGAACCAAAAAGGGCTATGACCTGGAATTCATCAGGGCCATTTCCCAGCGGGTGAGCATTCCGGTGGTGGCTTCAGGCGGAGCCGGAGAACTGGAACATTTTTATGAAGGAGCAGTTGAAGGGGGAGCTGAAATTCTTCTGGCTGCCTCAGTTTTTCATTACCGGACCTTCAGCATCAGACAGGTCAAGGAATATCTTAAGGACAAAGGTCTGCCAGTTAACCTGTAAGATTATGCGAAGGTCAGCTGATGGATATCCAGGGCTTTTGGATGGTTGTCCGGTATTAGCCCATTGAAAACCTGTCCTTTAGGTGGAGAGGATTGAGTTTTTTCCAATGTATTGAACTGATTTTGGAGACGTAAAATGACAGGTATGGCAAAGATCCTTAACAATCCTGCTTTTCCCAGGTCAAATAAATACGATCCCCAGTGGGTAATGGACAATCAGATGGGTCCCAATGCCCTGTGGCTCATGGAGTGGCTGGCCAGGGATCTGCCCCTGGAGCCCGGTTGCCGGATTCTTGACCTGGGCTGCGGCAGAGCCATGACCAGCATATTTCTGGCCAGAGAGTTCAAAGCCCGGGTCTGGGCAGCTGACCTCTGGATTTCTCCGGAAAACAATTATAAGCGGGTGGTTGAATCCGGAGTGGATGATCTTGTTTTTCCGATCCGGGCTGAAGCCCACGCCCTGCCCTTTGCCCAGGGTTTTTTTGACGGGGTGGTGTCAGTGGACGCATACCAGTATTTTGGAACTGATGTCCTTTACCTGAGCTATTTGAGCCGATTTGTCCGGCCAGGAGGTTTTGTGGGTATTGTTGTCCCTGGCCTGACCCGGGAAATGGATACAATACCCCGGCATCTGGCCGAGCCTCAGCCCAGCGGTAAAATTTTCTGGGAGGATGCCTGTCGAAGTTTTAAAACAGCTGAGTGGTGGATGAGACATTGGGTTGACGATCCTAGTGTGACTGAGGTCAGGACCGACGTACTGAAGGATGGCTGGAGACACTGGCGGGACTTTGAAGCAGCCCTTGAACTCTCGGGCAAGAATATTTTTCCTTCGGACGCCCATGCCCTTGACCAGGACCAGGGCCAGTATATCGGTTTCATTCGGGCCAGGGCCCAGCGGACCTGGGTTGAATCCTTTAACCTGTATGATTCATCCACAGGAATTCAGGTGGGCATTGACTGATAACACCCTAGAATTTAAACGATAAAAAATATCTATGCACAAATTTTTGATTTTTTATAATTTTCTGTTGACATTACCTGCAGTTTAAAATTATGTCCTTTCTCATGTTAGACAACTCCTTCAACCAGACCTATGCAAACTTTTATTTTTGGTATTTTTATTTTAACAGGGCCTGTGGTCTGGAGGGAGAAGTTTAGTCTAGCACACCGTTTAAACTTACAATCCAAAGGGCCGCAGGCAAAAGCCGGCGGCCCTTTTTTTGTATCACCAGACCGGGCCGCGGCAAGCCCTGGGCCTCCAAAACCTGAGGAGGAAGAGAACATGCACTTGGGAAAAGCTATCAGACTGGAAAGGATTTTCAACCGGAACACGGGCCGGACCATCATAGTTCCCCTGGATCATGGGGTGACTGTAGGACCTATCCCGGGCTTGGTGGATCTTCGAACCACAGTGGGCAAGATAGCCGAAGGCGGGGCCAATGCAGTGGTCATGCACAAGGGACTGGCCAGGTGCGGACACAGGGGTGAAGGCAGCGATGTCGGTCTGATTATCCATTTGTCAGCCAGTACGTCCATTTCTCCCTATCCAAATGCCAAGACCCTGGTGGGTTCAGTGGAAGATGCCATCAAACTGGGAGCTGACGCTGTCTCAGTCCATGTCAATCTGGGCGATGAAACTGAAAAGGACATGCTCAGGGACCTGGGCCTGATGGCATCCAGGGCCAATGAATGGGGAATGCCTCTTCTGGCCATGGTTTACGCCAGAGGTCCCAAGGTCAGGGATGAGTATGACATGGATGTTGTATGTCATTGCGCCAGAGTGGGGGAAGAGCTGGGAGCCGATGTGGTCAAAGTCCCCTATACCGGTGACGTGGACAGTTTTTCCAGGGTTGTTGAAGCCTGCTGCATTCCAGTGGTAATTGCCGGTGGAGCAAAGCTGGATAATGGCCGGGACCTGGTTCAAATGGTCCATGATGCGGTTGAAGCCGGGGGAGCCGGCCTTTCAGTGGGTCGCAACGTGTTCCAGCATGACAATCCGTCTTTGCTCATAAAGACATTAAACCAGGTAGTCCATAATGACATGGAGATTGATGATGCCATGGAAATGCTGGATCAGGGATAATTCCTGATCCAGCATTTTTTTTATCTGACTTTTCAGGCAGCCTGGTCCTGGAAAACAAGAAGCACCTGAAACCTATTCCAGAGGATAGCACAACCCATGAGCAGAAAAATATATTTTAAGGCGGTTCCCTTTGACAAGTCTCTGGTGACTCTGGCCCTGGAGTCCGGGGTGGACGCCCTTTTGACCGAGAAAAAGGATATGGAGAAGATATCTGCCCTGGGCAGGACCGAAGTCCTGGATGTAAAGGATTTCACGTTTAAAAAAATCAGAGAGAAAAAGGACGAGGAGGAAGTGGTCAGGCTGCTCAAGTCCGGGCAAAAAATAGTTCTGTCCAGGGAAGTGGAAATCATTCCTGTGGAAAATATCCTGGCCCAGGCCCCGGACGTGGGCATGGAAGTGGATTCAGTAGAAGGTCTTGAAACAGCCCTGGGCATCCTGGAAAAAGGGGTGGACTTTGTTGTGGTGGATGAGAAAGGCGTGTCCCGGCTCAAGGATATGGTAAAAAAAATCAAGCAGGATCAGGGAAGGCTGGATCTTATACCGGGCAGGATCACAGAAATTCGACCCATTGGACTGGGACACAGGGTGTGTGTAGACACCATCTCCCTTTTGAATACCGGCCAGGGAATGCTGGTGGGTAATTCCAGCGCATTCACTTTTCTGGTGAATGCTGAAACCGAGGCTAATCCGTATGTCGCTGCCCGGCCTTTCAGAATCAACGCTGGTGCCGTGCATTCGTATACCTGTCTTCCAGACGACAAGACCACCTATCTTGAAGAACTGGCACCCGGAAATGAAGTGCTCATCGTAGCCAGCGATGGCAGTTCCATGTCTGCGGTTGTGGGCAGGGTCAAGACAGAGGTCAGGCCGATGCTTCTGATCAGTGCTGAGTTTGAAGATAAAAAAGGCAGCGTTATCCTTCAGAATGCGGAGACCATCAGGCTGGTCAATGCCAAGGGCAAACCCATAAGCGTGGTCAACCTGAAAAACGGGGATGAAGTCCTCTGTCGGGTTGATGCAGCCGGCCGTCATTTTGGAATGCGCATTCAGGAAGACATCAGGGAAGAGTAGATCATGGACCAGGAACAGAGTCTGAAAGAAATCAGGACCAGGATAAGCAACCTGGATGAGAAGATTCTGCAGCTTTTGAACAGAAGAGCGGCCTTGAGCCTGCAGGTGGGGCAGATCAAGTCTCAGGCCAGGGACAGCATTTTCAAACCATTCAGGGAAAAAGAAGTGCTGAACGGACTGGCTGGAAAGAACCAGGGTCCGTTGCCTGATGAGCATCTGCGAGCAATTTACCGGGAGATATTTTCCTCCTCCAGGAGCCTGCAGCAAAAGCAGCGGGTTGCTTATCTGGGGCCTGAAGGAACATTTTCCTACTTTGCCGGAGTTGAATACCTGGGTCAGAGTGCAGATTTCTTTCCCAAAGACAACCTGGAAGACGTGTTCAGGGCTGTGGATGCCAGGGAGGCTGAACTGGGCATTATCCCCCTGGAAAATTCTTTGCAGGGCAGTGTGGGGCAGAGTCTGGATCTGTTTCTCAAGTTCGAGGTCTTCATCCACGCTGAGATTTTCTGCCGGATCAGTCATGCCCTGTTGAGCCGGGAAAGTGATCTTGCCGCAATAAACAAGGTTTATTCTCATCCCCAGGCTCTGCAGCAATGTTCGATATGGCTCAGGGCCAACCTGCCGGGTATCCCGGTGATTCCGGATGAAAGCACGGCCCAGGCTGCCAGGAGGGCTGCCAAAGAAAAAGGTGCTGCAGCCCTGGGACACAGAGACCTGGCCCGGATATTCCATTTGAACCTGCTTGAGCAGGGTCTGGAAGACACTCCGGACAACTGGACCAGATTTCTGGTCATAAGCAGTCTGCCTCCGGAAACCGGAAACAAGGAAAAAACCTCTCTGCTTTTTACGGTCACGGACAAGCCCGGATCCCTGGTCACAGCTCTGCAGGTCCTGTCCAGAAAGGGGATAAACATGAAGAAGCTGGAATCCAGACCCATGCGCTTGGAAAAGTGGAGGTATGTTTTTTTCACGGATGTTGAGTGCGACCTGACCTCTGAAGAGTACCGGGAAGTTTTGACAGAGCTTGAAAGCAGCTGCCATTTTCTGAGGATCCTGGGCAGCTATCCCCATGGCCCGCAGATCGGGGCATAGGCGGTGCAAAGTTTGAATTGTTTTACAATAGGTAATCCATGGACACAGTTATGAACAAACCGGTTGAACCCATTATGCTCAATGCCCCCTCATCCAAGTCCATGTCCCATCGGGCCGTTTTGGCTGCCGGGCTGGCCAAGGGGGTCTCAAGGCTGAGGAATGTCCTGGAAAGTGACGATCTGAAACACACCAGGTTGTGCCTCCAGGCCCTGGGGGTAGAGTTTTCTGTTTCAGGTCAGGAGTTACTGGTCAAAGGAATTGGTGGAAAGATTTGTTCAGGAGCTGAAAAGGTTGTCCGCCTTGATGTAGGAGAGTCAGGAACAACCTGCAGGCTCCTGGCCGGGATTGTTGCTGCCGGCCAGGGCGAATTCGAGATATCTGGCCGGGGCAGGATGCATCAGAGGCCCATCAGCAGTCTGGATAAGGCCCTGGGGCCCCTGGGGGTGGATTTTTTTTATACCGGCCAGGACGGATGTCCCCCAGTGAAGATCATCTCCAGAGGTCTGACCGGCGGTGAAATAGGGATTTGTCTTGATGAAAGCAGTCAGTATCTGTCCGGTGTTCTGCTGGGTGCGACTATGGCCCAGGGACCAATGACCATAAATGTTACCGGGCAAAAGATCGTTTCCTGGCCCTATGTCAATCTGACTCTGCAGATAATGGAGGAGTTCGGCAGTTTGGTCCGGATCCAGGTCCTTGAACATGGCAGCTGGCAGGATGTTGATAAGGATATGGTCACCAGGGTGGAGCCGGGTCGGATCAGGTTCATTGTTCATCCCGGAACCTTGACGGCCAGAAGTTATCAGGTGGAGGGAGATTTCAGCAATGGATCGTATCTTCTGGCTGCAGGAGCAATCGGTGACAGGCCGGTCCTGGTCCAGGGCCTGGACTGGGACTCCCTCCAGGGTGACAAGCGTATCCTGGGTATTCTGCTGGAAATGGGAGCCGGGGTGGAAAAAAAGGACAAGGGTATCCTGGTTCAGAAGCAGGAGTTGAGAGGGGTTGACCTGGATATGGGGTCATGCCCTGATCTGGTGCCAACTGTGGCAGTGCTGGCTTCTCTGGCTTCGGACTCTAGCAGGATTACCAATGTGGCCCATCTGAAGATCAAGGAAAGTGACCGGTTGAACGGAGTGTACCAGGAGATCGTCAGAACAGGGTGCAGGTGCAGACTGCTGGATGATGGACTGGAGATTGATCCGGTCCCGATTGAGCCCGGAAAAAGAATTGAGTTTGCAACTTATGATGATCACCGCATGGCCATGGGCCTGTCTCTTTATGAGCTGGCAGGGGTTCAGGTGATCCTGGACAATCCTGGGTGCGTGAACAAGTCTTTCCCAGGTTTCTGGGATGAATGGGAAAAGATCAGACAAGGTCAGATTGGCCTGAAATAGTTGTGATCCAGACGTAAAGGTTGACCTGGATCAGGATGAAAGGTTGCCTGAGATTGAGAATTTTGAAGTATACCAATGAAGTCTGTTAAGAATATAGCCATAATTGGAGGTCAGGGCCGTATGGGCCGGATGCTGGGAAAACGTTTTTCCAGGGCCGGGGCACAGGTCCTGGGCCTGGATCAGCCCCTGCCAGTGAAGGATCTGGAAAGTCTCCTGGCCCCGGTGGACCTGGCGGTTTTAGCTGTGCCCATTTCTGCTTTCACTAAGGTGGTGGACATCATCGTTCCCGGGCTGGCCCCTGGCACTATCCTGGTGGACATCTGTTCGGTCAAAGTCCTGCCCATGATGAAAATGGAAAAAGCATATCCAGGGCCAGTGGTGGGCACGCATCCTCTTTTTGGACCTGAGCCTGAGGCAGGGGAAAAACTCAGAGTGGCCCTGTGTCCGGGAGGCAATGCTGATGCAGGTCACTTGAGCATGGTTGAGGCTGTTTTCAGATCCTCGGGAATGGAAACCTTTAAAACCACTCCCAGGGAGCATGATCAGGCCATGGCCTGCATTCAGGGGCTTAATTTTGTAACCACGGTGTCCTATTTTGCCAGCCTGCCCCCGGAACTGGATCTGGAGAGATTTGCTACTCCGTCCTTTAAACGCAGGCTTGATTCGGCCCGTAAGATGTTGAACGAGGACGGCCTTCTTTTTTCCTCCCTGGCCGAGGACAACCCCTATACCGGTCAGATGATCAGGAGGTTCAAATCCTTTCTGAATCTGAGCGCGGCTGGAGAGCTGGAGCTTCTTCAAGACAAGGCCCTGTGGTGGTGGCGTGATGAAACTGAAAAGGGAGGACCATAGCGTCTTGAAAGTCTGATTTAGTGCAACCAAAAAGACCGCTTCTCCTCCCGGAAAAGCGGTCTTTTTGGTTTGGGCGGTGTGCTCTGGACTGAACAGTTCAGTAAAAGAAACCGTACAGGTCAGCAGGATGCTGGAGACTCATTAACTTCTTCAGAACGGTAAAGGAAATTTTGGGGCAGCAGTTATTTTACTGATGCAGCCCAGACTTCAGAGATTAAAGCCTGGGTGGTGGATTGATACTAACCTTGAATCATAAACATGGAAAAGGGGACGAACGCATGATCAGACTCAAGCAAAAAACAAGTTGCCTGCCGGCTGATACCCAGACTCCGGTATCGCTTTACCTGGGGCTGGTGGGCCGGGAAAAGGGAATTCTTCTGGAAAGCTCTGAAGTGGATGGTCGTCTTGGCCGGTATAGCCTGCTTGCCTGGGATTTTCGGCTTCAACTTTGGTGTCTGAATGGCAAGCTGAGGGTCAAGGTCTTGGATCACCGGCTGGAAAGCCTGCTGGGGCTGGACGGCATGGAGTTCATTCCGGGCCTGCGCAAGGTTCTGTCCAGGATTGAAGTGGCGGCGGACCCAGAATTTGATCTGCCGCCCATGACCAGGGCCTTGTACGGGTATCTGGGCTACGGGTTGAGTGGCCTGCTGGAGCCTAAGCTGGCCAGAGTTCTGCCGGCTGAAGAAACTGAAGCCCAGCTGGTTCTGCCCGGTCGGATACTGCTCATGGATCACCTGCACCACCATTGTTATTTTCTTGGCCTGGACAGTGACCTGTCCCTGCCCCGGCCCAAGCCTTCCAGAACCGGATCCCAGTTTAAGGTGGGCAGGATCTCCACTGTGCCTGATCAGGAAACCTACCAGGACCGGGTCTTGAAAACCAAGGAGCTCATAAGGCAGGGAGAGGCCATTCAGGTTGTTCTGTCCACCAGGTTCCAGGCGTCTTTCAAGGGTGACCCATTCCTGGTCTATCGCCACCTGCGCCGGATCAACCCCTCGCCCTATACCTTTTACCTCAAGCTTGAGGACATCACCCTGATGGGCTCTTCGCCTGAGCTCATGGTCAAATGCGGCCGGAACCAGCTCCAATTGAGACCCATTGCCGGGACCAGACCCAGGGGGGAGACTGAAAAGGAAGACCAGGCCCTGGCTGATGAACTTGTGGCTGATGAAAAGGAACGGGCCGAACACGTCATGCTGGTTGACCTGGGCCGTAATGATCTGGGCCGGATGGCTGATCCAGGTACTGTTGAGGTGGAAAAATTCATGCAGGTGGAGCGCTTTTCCCATGTCATGCATCTGACCTCATACTTATCAGCCAAACTGAAAAAGGACCTTGATGCAGTGGACATCCTCAAGGCTTCTTTTCCGGCAGGCACGGTTTCCGGAGCTCCCAAGATCAGGGCCATGGAAATTATTGGTGAAATGGAGGATGCACCGCGTGGACCGTATGCCGGGGCCATCGGCTGGATCGGGCTGGACAAGGGAGAGGTGAATCTGGATACAGGCATAACCATCAGAAGCCTGTGGATCAGGAACAACAGGATCCACTGGCAGGCCGGGGCAGGGGTGGTTTATGACTCGGTCCCGGATAAGGAGTGGCAGGAGTGTTTCAACAAGGCCAAGGCCATACGCAAAGCATTAACCTATACCGGAGGCACAGATGATTTTGCTCATAGACAACTTTGATTCCTTTACTTTCAACCTGGTTCAGGTGCTTCAAAAAATGGCTGTGGAACCGGTTGTGGTTAGAAACGATGATCCATTTGTTTTTGAGGCCCTGGAAGGGAAGCTGGAGGCGGTGATCATATCTCCCGGACCCAGCAGGCCGGAAAATGCCGGGCTCTGCCTGGATTTTCTGACCAGATTGAGACCGGAAACGCCTGTGCTGGGGGTGTGTCTGGGGCATCAGATCCTGGGATATTTTGCCGGGGC is a window from the Desulfonatronovibrio hydrogenovorans DSM 9292 genome containing:
- the hisF gene encoding imidazole glycerol phosphate synthase subunit HisF, whose translation is MKTIKIMPCLDMRDGRVVKGINFVDIKDVGDPVEHAGFYQQEGADELAVLDISATLENRKTRLEWVRNVSSVISIPLTVGGGISGLEDIDAALEAGADRILMNSAAVRNPNLVREAASVHGSDRITVALDGKRNPEMPSGFELVVAGGTRATGRDAIAWAQECQDLGAGVLLPTSMDGDGTKKGYDLEFIRAISQRVSIPVVASGGAGELEHFYEGAVEGGAEILLAASVFHYRTFSIRQVKEYLKDKGLPVNL
- a CDS encoding 3-dehydroquinate synthase II, which produces MSRKIYFKAVPFDKSLVTLALESGVDALLTEKKDMEKISALGRTEVLDVKDFTFKKIREKKDEEEVVRLLKSGQKIVLSREVEIIPVENILAQAPDVGMEVDSVEGLETALGILEKGVDFVVVDEKGVSRLKDMVKKIKQDQGRLDLIPGRITEIRPIGLGHRVCVDTISLLNTGQGMLVGNSSAFTFLVNAETEANPYVAARPFRINAGAVHSYTCLPDDKTTYLEELAPGNEVLIVASDGSSMSAVVGRVKTEVRPMLLISAEFEDKKGSVILQNAETIRLVNAKGKPISVVNLKNGDEVLCRVDAAGRHFGMRIQEDIREE
- the aroA gene encoding 3-phosphoshikimate 1-carboxyvinyltransferase — encoded protein: MNKPVEPIMLNAPSSKSMSHRAVLAAGLAKGVSRLRNVLESDDLKHTRLCLQALGVEFSVSGQELLVKGIGGKICSGAEKVVRLDVGESGTTCRLLAGIVAAGQGEFEISGRGRMHQRPISSLDKALGPLGVDFFYTGQDGCPPVKIISRGLTGGEIGICLDESSQYLSGVLLGATMAQGPMTINVTGQKIVSWPYVNLTLQIMEEFGSLVRIQVLEHGSWQDVDKDMVTRVEPGRIRFIVHPGTLTARSYQVEGDFSNGSYLLAAGAIGDRPVLVQGLDWDSLQGDKRILGILLEMGAGVEKKDKGILVQKQELRGVDLDMGSCPDLVPTVAVLASLASDSSRITNVAHLKIKESDRLNGVYQEIVRTGCRCRLLDDGLEIDPVPIEPGKRIEFATYDDHRMAMGLSLYELAGVQVILDNPGCVNKSFPGFWDEWEKIRQGQIGLK
- a CDS encoding anthranilate synthase component I family protein, with protein sequence MIRLKQKTSCLPADTQTPVSLYLGLVGREKGILLESSEVDGRLGRYSLLAWDFRLQLWCLNGKLRVKVLDHRLESLLGLDGMEFIPGLRKVLSRIEVAADPEFDLPPMTRALYGYLGYGLSGLLEPKLARVLPAEETEAQLVLPGRILLMDHLHHHCYFLGLDSDLSLPRPKPSRTGSQFKVGRISTVPDQETYQDRVLKTKELIRQGEAIQVVLSTRFQASFKGDPFLVYRHLRRINPSPYTFYLKLEDITLMGSSPELMVKCGRNQLQLRPIAGTRPRGETEKEDQALADELVADEKERAEHVMLVDLGRNDLGRMADPGTVEVEKFMQVERFSHVMHLTSYLSAKLKKDLDAVDILKASFPAGTVSGAPKIRAMEIIGEMEDAPRGPYAGAIGWIGLDKGEVNLDTGITIRSLWIRNNRIHWQAGAGVVYDSVPDKEWQECFNKAKAIRKALTYTGGTDDFAHRQL
- a CDS encoding SAM-dependent methyltransferase — its product is MTGMAKILNNPAFPRSNKYDPQWVMDNQMGPNALWLMEWLARDLPLEPGCRILDLGCGRAMTSIFLAREFKARVWAADLWISPENNYKRVVESGVDDLVFPIRAEAHALPFAQGFFDGVVSVDAYQYFGTDVLYLSYLSRFVRPGGFVGIVVPGLTREMDTIPRHLAEPQPSGKIFWEDACRSFKTAEWWMRHWVDDPSVTEVRTDVLKDGWRHWRDFEAALELSGKNIFPSDAHALDQDQGQYIGFIRARAQRTWVESFNLYDSSTGIQVGID
- the pheA gene encoding prephenate dehydratase; this encodes MDQEQSLKEIRTRISNLDEKILQLLNRRAALSLQVGQIKSQARDSIFKPFREKEVLNGLAGKNQGPLPDEHLRAIYREIFSSSRSLQQKQRVAYLGPEGTFSYFAGVEYLGQSADFFPKDNLEDVFRAVDAREAELGIIPLENSLQGSVGQSLDLFLKFEVFIHAEIFCRISHALLSRESDLAAINKVYSHPQALQQCSIWLRANLPGIPVIPDESTAQAARRAAKEKGAAALGHRDLARIFHLNLLEQGLEDTPDNWTRFLVISSLPPETGNKEKTSLLFTVTDKPGSLVTALQVLSRKGINMKKLESRPMRLEKWRYVFFTDVECDLTSEEYREVLTELESSCHFLRILGSYPHGPQIGA
- a CDS encoding prephenate dehydrogenase — translated: MKSVKNIAIIGGQGRMGRMLGKRFSRAGAQVLGLDQPLPVKDLESLLAPVDLAVLAVPISAFTKVVDIIVPGLAPGTILVDICSVKVLPMMKMEKAYPGPVVGTHPLFGPEPEAGEKLRVALCPGGNADAGHLSMVEAVFRSSGMETFKTTPREHDQAMACIQGLNFVTTVSYFASLPPELDLERFATPSFKRRLDSARKMLNEDGLLFSSLAEDNPYTGQMIRRFKSFLNLSAAGELELLQDKALWWWRDETEKGGP
- a CDS encoding 2-amino-3,7-dideoxy-D-threo-hept-6-ulosonate synthase — its product is MHLGKAIRLERIFNRNTGRTIIVPLDHGVTVGPIPGLVDLRTTVGKIAEGGANAVVMHKGLARCGHRGEGSDVGLIIHLSASTSISPYPNAKTLVGSVEDAIKLGADAVSVHVNLGDETEKDMLRDLGLMASRANEWGMPLLAMVYARGPKVRDEYDMDVVCHCARVGEELGADVVKVPYTGDVDSFSRVVEACCIPVVIAGGAKLDNGRDLVQMVHDAVEAGGAGLSVGRNVFQHDNPSLLIKTLNQVVHNDMEIDDAMEMLDQG